The bacterium genome segment GGCAAAACGTTGTCTACCTACTGCATCTATTTCATCAATAAAAATAATACATGGAGCCATTTTTTTTGCCTGCCGAAAGAGGTCCCGTACTCTGCTGTTATGAACAAGTATTGGTTTGTTTCCAGCAAAAAATCCTTCATTATCACAACCACAAAAATCATATACAAAACCATCATAATGTTTTTTAACAATTTTTTTAACAATTGGTTTTTTAAACTGAAAAGAACTTTGGTTATGTTCATTAAAAGGAGATGATGTTTTTGAAATTTTTATAGTCCAGAAACTTCCACAAGTTATTGGTTTATTTTTAATAACTCTACCCTCTTTATTTTTTCTCTTATAGCAAGAAACTCCAATACTATGCATTGAAGAAAGCCATGAAATTTCCAATGCAAGTTGTTTGCTCACAGTAGACATTGACAAATTACCTTCTTTTGAAATATATCCATCCCCTTTACTAAATCCTTTTAAGTAATTTAAAAAGTATTCCTTGGGTAATTTCCATAAAAATTCAGGGATATGTTTGTTATGAGAACCATTACCACAAGTTTTTTCAAAAAACTCACTTAATATCTTTGAATGATATGTAATCCTTAATGTGTTATCAGATGTATATTCAAGATGTGGGTCAACATTAAAAATATCCTTCATTAGGTTTATAGTGTCTTTATGCAGTGCTTTTTCATGGGAACCAAAAATAAATTGAACATAATAAGGAGTTGTTCTCCCTTCTGCTGTATAATATCCAAGTAGCAATAAAAGAGAGGGAGTA includes the following:
- a CDS encoding AAA family ATPase, which codes for MSGSDFVEMFVGVGASICGDEMVLIKENNQVKLQPISKVVDKYYRKKGEGYPVAVSNLETLGFYKGTTNFWGFKNNLDKFYFGGAKWSKIKSVYRHKVEEIYEIHYLGGKIKTTGDHSVFVREKNYIVAKQVRDLKEGDILVNIPFKVRSSFIPNYGTTHKIMSHKFEKCEIEKISLWENDKKIEENYQFIMENKGKIPQGQLAKRTGVSQTTISNWQMKKYSPASLSLVLNTSRRKIPKQIEITPSLLLLLGYYTAEGRTTPYYVQFIFGSHEKALHKDTINLMKDIFNVDPHLEYTSDNTLRITYHSKILSEFFEKTCGNGSHNKHIPEFLWKLPKEYFLNYLKGFSKGDGYISKEGNLSMSTVSKQLALEISWLSSMHSIGVSCYKRKNKEGRVIKNKPITCGSFWTIKISKTSSPFNEHNQSSFQFKKPIVKKIVKKHYDGFVYDFCGCDNEGFFAGNKPILVHNSRVRDLFRQAKKMAPCIIFIDEIDAVGRQRFA